A part of Antennarius striatus isolate MH-2024 chromosome 21, ASM4005453v1, whole genome shotgun sequence genomic DNA contains:
- the prr35 gene encoding proline-rich protein 35, translated as MSKDDACKVTLASKHKERKPKKPHYIPRPWGKPYNYKCFQCPFTCMEKSHLYNHMKYSLCKNSLSLLIESDWPYKKGNILQPEQLRPFQVAHDLQVTGKDGIEHEERKRLQRVEEEGEDRESQGPEEEEEGGREDGGETAGLMKESSGNNGGEAAECATKKIKQPESELLMADMLSLEDQLLRARSVEMEAQLKHYKLTKAAPGLLSEQWRLFTSSHTKAKAEGAQPRVASSIPCYPPPPNLMDYQDPTGLNLSMLGVGYPISPSLFSYMSSAIPTAAAGVTTQTHAQIAQLPFLASAAQLMHPVSNTPTDRALIPPRLYYPFLCEHSFGQASSQSDVTKILKTSSNDLEANSIAGPQPKANLWKVPALRPGAATASPAAGWLSPQRDSPDQGSRLGDKLSATTKDSKGRWSLKRTGAPLRAHDAPVEKKPAVSFTLDLLKSIPTAPTINVTADKLLFHGSLQDAQLQTQPSELWYNDPLASPPSESSPLSTCGGPKSHESAAARPMGEGASESVAALLSDLSKALQEYQEAERKISHLEEEGLPAQRHLWEHLSKIRCELSHIHQALERTARQSDGPLDLSVKRSSSDLILDRGATEDCSLRDNMTETEEEEQELEDKKEEEENERKAMKASLESRKQSLDMLIKMSQASVLNAEVLSPGGLGMRPTSAEAIWPSRTTKCEADSSVLLCPDGRSVVFTDIPSTAKTPKRPPSIQRLEAQCPLSPLTATDS; from the exons ATGTCCAAAGACGATGCTTGCAAGGTGACATTGGCCAGCAAACACAAGGAACGCAAGCCTAAGAAGCCTCACTACATCCCCCGACCGTGGGGCAAACCCTACAACTACAAATGCTTCCAGTGTCCCTTTACCTGCATGGAGAAATCTCACCTGTACAACCACATGAAGTACAGCCTGTGCAAGAACTCCCTGTCTCTGCTCATCGAGTCAGACTGGCCTTATAAGAAGGGAAACATCCTGCAACCAGAACAACTACGACCATTTCAGGTAGCACACGATCTCCAAGTGACCGGAAAAGATGGGATTGAGCACGAGGAGAGAAAACGGCTACAAAGGGTcgaggaggaaggggaagacAGGGAAAGCCAGGGgcctgaagaggaagaggagggaggacgaGAAGACGGAGGAGAAACCGCCGGGCTGATGAAGGAGAGCTCTGGTAACAACGGCGGAGAAGCTGCAGAGTGTGCCACCAAGAAAATCAAACAGCCAGAATCAGAGCTCCTGATGGCCGACATGCTCTCCCTGGAGGATCAGCTTTTACGAGCGCGCTCAGTCGAGATGGAGGCGCAGCTCAAACACTACAAGCTAACCAAGGCGGCTCCCGGCCTGCTGTCGGAGCAGTGGAGGCTGTTTACCTCCAGCCACACCAAGGCCAAAGCTGAAGGTGCTCAGCCCAGAGTGGCCAGCTCCATCCCTTGTTACCCTCCTCCCCCAAACCTGATGGATTACCAGGATCCCACTGGACTCAACCTGTCCATGCTTGGGGTGGGCTACCCCATCAGCCCCAGCCTGTTCTCCTACATGAGCTCAGCGATTCCCACCGCCGCTGCAGGAGTCACCACGCAGACCCATGCCCAGATCGCCCAACTCCCTTTCCTGGCATCAGCTGCTCAGCTGATGCACCCAGTCTCCAACACCCCCACGGACAGAGCGCTCATCCCCCCTCGCCTCTACTATCCCTTCCTTTGTGAACACTCATTTGGACAGGCCTCTAGTCAGAGTGATGTCACCAAAATCCTCAAGACATCCTCAAACGATCTGGAAGCGAACTCCATCGCTGGCCCCCAACCTAAAGCCAATCTATGGAAAGTGCCGGCTTTGCGGCCGGGGGCCGCCACAGCCTCCCCCGCTGCTGGCTGGTTGTCACCCCAGAGAGACTCACCCGACCAGGGCTCCCGGTTGGGGGATAAACTTTCAGCAACAACCAAAGATAGTAAAGGAAGGTGGAGCCTCAAGAGGACAGGGGCCCCGTTGAGAGCCCATGATGCACCTGTAGAAAAAAAACCGGCAGTGAGTTTCACTTTGGACCTTTTGAAAAGTATCCCAACGGCACCGACTATTAATGTGACTGCTGACAAACTTCTCTTTCATGGCAG TTTACAGGACGCTCAGCTCCAGACCCAGCCCAGTGAGCTGTGGTACAACGACCCTCTGGCCAGTCCTCCTAGTGAGTCATCTCCTCTATCTACCTGTGGGGGTCCTAAAAGCCATGAATCAGCTGCTGCCCGGCCGATGGGGGAGGGAGCCTCAGAGTCAGTAGCTGCTCTCCTCAGTGACCTGTCCAAGGCCTTGCAGGAGTACCAGGAGGCTGAGCGAAAAATCTCCCACTTGGAGGAGGAGGGCCTCCCTGCACAACGACACCTTTGGGAACACCTGAGCAAGATCCGCTGTGAGCTGTCCCACATACACCAGGCGCTGGAGCGGACCGCTCGCCAGAGCGACGGGCCCCTCGACCTTTCGGTGAAGAGAAGCTCCTCTGATTTGATTCTTGACCGAGGAGCGACGGAAGACTGCAGCCTTAGAGACAACATGAcagaaacagaggaggaggagcaggagctggaggataaaaaagaggaagaagagaacgAGAGGAAGGCGATGAAGGCTTCCTTGGAGAGTCGGAAGCAGTCGTTGGACATGCTGATCAAGATGAGCCAAGCGTCGGTGTTGAACGCAGAGGTTCTCTCTCCTGGTGGTCTCGGCATGAGGCCCACTTCTGCTGAGGCCATATGGCCGAGCAGAACCACAAAGTGTGAGGCAGACTCCAGCGTCCTGCTCTGTCCCGACGGTCGATCGGTGGTGTTCACAGACATCCCCTCCACGGCAAAAACCCCAAAGAGACCCCCGTCTATTCAGCGACTAGAAGCCCAGTGCCCTCTGAGCCCTTTGACAGCTACTGACAGTTAA